The sequence gagaagggggtgtggagcctgggcagtgggtgtgggaggagcctattttccacaacccagccatccctttgagatcggttcagtctgccaccctgcagaggcaactgatggcagggggtttacgaaggctaggtgacctgagactgctgggagaggaggggtggaaaaccccggaggtcttggcgcaacaaacaggaataacgtctcttagactgttggagagattcctggaggaggtccaggaggcactgtctgagcaggtaaggggggtgtttgagaggccaaagggagaggggccaccaatgtttccgccactgcaggtgacggcagagactggagactggcaagggggtctggaggacttgttagattttaacactccgagcctgggggaatttgagggggtgggaggtaaagctctctacaacctctgcgttaaggttaggaacattagaagtctaacaggagtgaaggcacatcagtggcagggggtatgtggggcggagagtatggtgggttttagatggagggcgctctacaaacccccagtaccaaagaggtcaggggacctccagtggagggttcttcatggagccctggccactaacagctggttggcacgtgttgatccgggaattgggcaggggtgtcctttctgtcaaatgaatgaaactgtgattcatgtgttttctgtgtgcaccaggttaatgccattaatgtctctgttggaatgtctgtgtgagaggttgggggtggtttttgctgttgggatgtttataatgggatacaggtattcgagtaaggagaaagaaaaatgtgttttgttgaattttctgtttgctcaggcaaaattagctatttggctaacaaggagaaacagggtcaaaggtggggggataacagaccctttactattgtttaatgggatggtctctgcgcgccttagggttgagtttgagttctataaactgatcaaatgtgtggagatgtttgaggagatatggtgtgttgggggggctgtctgtattgctggggaagatgttttggatatacggttgtaggagagggtattgtttttgtgtatggtgatgttggtttgtatcatgtggtagatggaaaggtgagtatggtacatgtatgcagtacaggatatatttttgtttttttattttaggggggggtggtttttaaatgaaatgagaatgtttcaataaagaaagacaaaaagtcaaaagtctctctctctctctctctctctctctctctctctctctctctctctctctctctctctctctctctctctctctctctctctctctctctctctctctctctctctctcactctctctctaaaaTCCCGAACTCTCTCTCTAAAATCCCGAACTCTCCAGGTGTATTAATCAATCTGAAGCGGAGGAGATGGGGATCTGTACTGGTTCACAGAGGCTCTAGAGTGAGTTGTCATCAGAACAGGCTGATACTGCTATCGTGTGATTATACTGCTATAGGTTGATTATCTGTCTTTAATACATGGAATTGGTGGCTTAGTCCATAGAGAACACAGAAGAAAATGGTTAGTTCAACTCCTAAACTGTGGCCCATTTTCATCAGTACACCACATGATACCTAAGCCAGAAGCAATATCATTCTATTGACCTTTtatatcaaatacttattttatcattttaaaaagtattCAATTTAGGTGATATTCTATTCTAAGTGATCTGGTTCACAATGTTGAATGTGGATGCTGAAGGAGAATAGAGAAGGATAGATATGATAAAAATAGAGAGGCAGACGCTGCCTGTAAATACTCCTTGTGGCTTTGGAAAGGCAACATAAGCATTTTTATGAAAGCTTAATAATTAATGCACCCCTTTACAGTGACGAAGTTTAACTATGGCAGATGCATATTTCAtgagctacactacatgaccaaaagtatgtggacacctgctcatcgaacatctcattccaaaatcatgggcattattatggagttggtcccccctttgctgatattacagcctccactcttctgggaaggctttccaataaatgttggaacattgctgtggggacttgcttccattcagccacaagagcattagtgaggtcgggcactgatgttgggcgattaggcctggctcgcagtctgctttccaattcatcccaaaggtgttcgatggggttgaggtcagggctctgtgaaaaacagccccagaccattattcctcctccaccaaactttaccgttggcactatacattggggcaggtagcgttctcctggcacccactaaacccagatttgtctgtcggactgccagatggtggatcatgattcatcactccagagaatgagtttccactgctccagagtcaaatggcggcgagctttacaccactccagccggtgTACTTGGCatcgcgcatggtgatcttaggcttgtgtgcggctgctcggccatggaaaaccatttcatgaagctccagacgaacagttattgtgctgatgttgcttccagaggcagtttggaacttggtagtgagtgttgcaaccgaggacagacgatttttcgctctacgcgcttcagcactcagtggtcccattctgtgagcttgtgtggcctaccacttcgtggctgagccgttgttgctcctagacatttccacttcacaataacagcaattacagttgatcgggcagctctagcagggcagaaatttgacaagctgacttgttggaaaggtggcatcccataacggtgccacgttgaatgtcactgagctcttcagcatgggccattctactgccaatgtttgtctatggagattgcatgacggtgtgctcaattttatgcacctgtcagcaacgggtgtggctgaaatagccaaatccactaatttgaaggggtgtccacatacctttgtgtatatatacaatattttacttttaacaatttacagCAGAGTCTCTACCCATGTCTCTCGACATGGAATGTTTCCCATGGTTTGGTCTGGACTTAAAACGGGGTGTAGAGAAACACAATTTTGCTTCTGCTCTGAGTGAGAGAATCTGCTTAATGTGATGTAATGGAGCAACAACAGAAGGTTAGGTTGGCCATTACAGTTCCTTTCTGTACGTATTTGATTCAGCCGTTGTTTTTGTAACCTGTCGTATTATCGTATTACTGACAACTCTGGGCAAGAGTTCATGacattacactcttagaaaaaagggttccaaaagggttcttcagctgtcagcataagataaccctttttggttcaacgtagaacactttttggttccaggcagaactattttgggttccatggaaAACCCTCTGGGGAAAGGGCTCTATGTGTAACCCaacagggttctacctggaatcaaaagggttctttctggaaccaaaaagggttcttcaaagggttctcctatggggacagcagaagaacccttttaggttctggaTAGCATCTATTTTATATGAGTGTATGAATGATTTAATTTGTACCAGTTTTCATATTTCAAATGTCAGGTCAAGCTGAACAAGCTGGCATCTTTCCATTCAGGTTAATTCAAGTCCAGATCACAACAACATGGCATATCCAACTGCAATCTCTTAGATGGATGTCTACTTTCAACCTCTTTACATGTAGCTGTTATAGCCATCCCCTCCATGACTTACACCTGTTAGCAGGTCAATGAGAATGGTCTGATATTTACTGCTCTGTCAGTTGGGTCGGAGTGGTTTCTCACTGACTCTCTCTATCGGTCAGCCCAGAGGCAGCTAGCTCAAGCTCAGCCCTATAGGTTGTTACTCTCCCCTATAAAGAGCGCTGGTGCTGGGTGTAAGTGATGGAAGGATtctagggagagggagagcactCTGCCTGATTTCCAGGGAAAGGTAATAACGGACCCATCGATACGGATCGCACCATTTACAACCTGCCCCCTTCACACTAACAAGACCTAAGGCTAATGCCTCATGGCCTAACAGCATCCATTCAAGCCAATCTGTCTTGAGTCAAAATGGATGGCCTGAATCACTGATTACTAAGTTCAAACTTATCCTCGGACCACTGTTGTTGGCAATGGGAATCAAAATATTTCAGGTAATAACCACAATATATTACTACTGTACTAGGAGTAGGAGTAGCCACCATTcatgttaaaataaataaaacaacaaaaatatGTACATTATGTGCCGTAAACTCCCCACTACCATTATATTCAGTGACACTAAAGTGAATCTAGTGGACCATATGTGGCCATGAGATGCCAGTGCGCCCCAGGCCTGTACTGACCTCCTCAAACAGCTCCAGGCTATAGGTGTTGTCGTCATCAGCGAAGTAGACAATGCCCGCCTGGCTGCTGTTGGAGTTGAAGGTCTCTCTGAGCCAGCGCAGTGCCAGGTTCCTCTGCATGGTGCCCCGGGGTATCCTGGGATCCCGCGTGTCCGCACGCAGCTTATAGTTCCTGGGAGTCTCCACGTTCAGGTGGGTGTAGTTGAGACCCGTTTCCCTGAGCATGCGTGTAACGAGCGGGGTCCTCCTCTGAGAGTCCTCCACCAGGATCCAGTGCAGGTTGGCCACGTGGAGGAAGGTGTTGGCCAGCCGCGTCAGCTCTGCCTTCTGGACTGGGCGGCTGTAGGTGGGGGTGATTATGTGGATGGTGGGCAGCCCGTCGGACCATGGCGGCGGCCGCGTGTACACGTACTCCgtcctcaccacctccactatgTCCTTATCAGAGGAGCAGTACTCCTTAGAGTCGCTGGCCTGGCCCGCCTCCCTCCGCCCTCTGTCGGCTCCGTCATCTGCAGGGGAACAGGAAGACATGTAAGGCATTAGCACGCCCCGGGAGCGGGGTCGCCCGCTGTATAATCTCAGGTGACACAATGCAAGAGGCAAGTACCTGCGAGTCGGTGTCGATGGACTGCAAGCCTCTCTGGTATGATAAAGATCTCTTTTACTAGGTGGTGACAGGCTGCAAAAAGCGAAAGCAGGCAGCGTGAGGTGAGCGGACATCATGGCTACAGTATGGTTAGGGCAGCGGCTCCCCTGGCTGCCCCTACTCATTCAGCTGGAACAGCCGTGGCAGGGACAGGGTCTATTCCAGGAGTGGAGCTATGATTATGTGGCCCCTATAGCCCTCTATGTTGGATAGAATATCATTATTGGATCATTAACATAGTTCATTTCTCCCCACATTGTTCCATAGCTAATGGCAATCTTTATCGGTGCTCAGTTAGAGCGGAGGATCCTCTTTCAGACATAAAAATTGTATTTCTGCGTCACACAGCAGATTAACACAATCTCCTGATGGCCAGATGTTCTGCGGTGGCTGACAGAAAGCAATCTGGCAACCCCCTGCTCCTTTTAAGACCAAACAAAGAGAAGGCTGCAGATGATTTGTGGAAACCTGCCTATATTACCTTGATGGCAAATGGAAAGAGACAAAGAACGCTATTGATTTACTGTcaccttaaaggcccagtgctgtcaaaaataaaatgtttctgcgttttatatatacagtggggagaacaagtatttgatacactgccgattttgcaagttttcctacttacaaagcatgtagaggtctgtaattttttatcataggtacacttcaactgtgagagacagaatctaaaacaaaaatccagaaaatcacattgtatgatttttaagtaattcatttgcattttattgcatgacataagtatttgatcacctaccaaccagtaagaattccggctctcacagtcctgttagtttttctttaagaagccctcctgttctccactcattacctgtattaactgcacctgtttgaactcgttacctgtataaaagacacctgtccacacactcaatcaaacagactccaacctctccacaatggccaagaccagagagctgtgtaaggacatcagggataaaattgtagacctgcacaaggctgggatgggctacaggacaataggtaagcagcttggtgagaaggcaacaactgttggtgcaattattagaaaatggaagaagttcaagatgacgtcaatcaccctcagtctggggctccatgcaagatatcacctcgtggggcatcaatgatcatgaggaaggtgagggatcagcccagaactacacggcaggacctggtcaatgacctgaagagagctgggaccacagtctcaaagaaaaccattagtaacacactacgccgtcatggatttaaatcctgcagcgcacgcaaggtccccctgctcaagccagcgcaagtccaggcccgtctgaagtttgccaatgaccatctggatgatccagaggaggaatgggagaaggtcatgtggtctgatgagacaaaaatagagctttttggtctaaagtccactcgccgtgtttggaggaagaagaaggatgagtacaaccccaagaacatcatcccaaccgtgaagcatggaggtggaaacatcattcttggggatgcttttctgcaaaggggacaggacgactgcaccgtattgaggggaggatggatggggccatgtatcgcgagatcttggccaacaacctccttccctcagtaagagcattgaagatgggtcgtggctgggtcttccagcatgacaacgacccgaaacacacagccagggcaactaaggagtggctccgtaagaagcatctcaaggtcctggagtggcctagccagtctccagacctgaacccaatagaaatctttggagggagctgaaagtccgtattgcccagcgacagccccgaaacctgaaggatctggagaaggtctgtatggaggagtgggccaaaatcactgctgcagtgtgtgcaaacctggtcaagaactacgggaaacatatgatctctgtaattgcaaacaaaggtttctgtaccaaatattaagttctgcttttctgatgtatcaaatacttatgtcatgcaataaaatgcaaatgaattacttaaaaatcatacaatgtgattttctggatttttgttttagattccgtctctcacagttgaagtgtacctatgataaaaattacagacctctacatgctttgtaagtaggaaaacctgcaaaatcggcagtgtatcaaatacttgttctccccactgtatatatatattgccaCACCGAGGTTGGTATAATACTGTGACATTGTGAAAATTATGCTAATGctgttttagtgtaagagctgtttgaaaagaccagaATTTTTGGCCTACCTGGCGACATCACCCggcggtataagttaatagaccaataacaaacagtttcaaacctctctgccaaaaaCGGCTAGCTTCAGGTTACATATCCCTCCCATTAGTTTCATCCAATTAGGCttctcactcagaccactcccacagTCCTagtaaaattcttgcttgagatatTGCTAttgttgtttctttttgacctttttaatttaaaaaagtaatagtaaggtacttcattgttacccagaaatgatttgatattgagataaaaacagctgcattggaactTTTTAATATGGTTCTGTTCACCAGACAGAGTACTGTACTCACACTGTTGGTTTATTATGGTCACTTAGGGTCacatttatggggggggggggttcataaTGTGAGAGTGTGGTAACATCTCAGgcttgtgtacagtatgtggaaGCCGCACAAACATATTGACTCAGGAGATTCAATAAAGCCTGCCTGGAAGCTATTAGGGAACAGTGATTATTATTTCAGATGCTGATTAAAGGGCATTAGAAATTAATTTAGTCTCCTTTTGATTTGAAAAGTCTGCTACAGTTTAACTGCTAAATAGATTAGCTGAATGACTGCTGAAGACCATAGCACCAAGCACAAGCTGCAGATGGGGCTGTGTGAATCAAAGGACACTTACCAAGAAGTGCGTTTTTGATAGCCTTAACTGACAAATGACCTATGTTACAGTCTGATAATGCACACCACCACATAGGGATCTGTAACAGACTCTGTGGAGGcatgtgttgtactgtatgtactgtaccatGATGTTCTGTAACTGGGCATGTGACCTGATTGGATTGGATGAATTAGCTATTGAATATTTCTACACCATTCAACAGAGGACCTATGAGAAAGTGGAGGATGTACCCTTGCGGATGGCGAGCAGCGGAGCGATTGCGCTTTGGTGCCAAACGGTGATGAGCAGAGTCCACGGTAACACTATCAACACGATGGCAAGAATGTCTCTTCTCTTCGGCATCTCCAGGATTGGTTTTATGTCTCGTCATTACCtgccaggagagaggaggagcgacAAACATGTCAGCAACAAAGGCCTCTAGCTAAATTATCCACTCTGAATTGTATTTCAAAATGACAAGATGTGGTGGGTTGGCTGAGAGAGCCACTGACTTTTTCTACCCTGAGGAAGGTGACAGTCTTTTAGCACAGCGATATAATACCA comes from Salvelinus alpinus chromosome 21, SLU_Salpinus.1, whole genome shotgun sequence and encodes:
- the LOC139548152 gene encoding galactosylgalactosylxylosylprotein 3-beta-glucuronosyltransferase 1-like isoform X1 — protein: MPKRRDILAIVLIVLPWTLLITVWHQSAIAPLLAIRKACHHLVKEIFIIPERLAVHRHRLADDGADRGRREAGQASDSKEYCSSDKDIVEVVRTEYVYTRPPPWSDGLPTIHIITPTYSRPVQKAELTRLANTFLHVANLHWILVEDSQRRTPLVTRMLRETGLNYTHLNVETPRNYKLRADTRDPRIPRGTMQRNLALRWLRETFNSNSSQAGIVYFADDDNTYSLELFEEMRSTRKVSVWPVAFVGGLRYESPKVNAAGKVYGWKTVFDPHRPFAIDMAGFAINLRLILFKPQAYFKLRGVKGGYQESSLLRELVTLNDLEPKASNCTKILVWHTRTEKPVLVNEGKKGFTDPNVEI
- the LOC139548152 gene encoding galactosylgalactosylxylosylprotein 3-beta-glucuronosyltransferase 1-like isoform X2; its protein translation is MPKRRDILAIVLIVLPWTLLITVWHQSAIAPLLAIRKDDGADRGRREAGQASDSKEYCSSDKDIVEVVRTEYVYTRPPPWSDGLPTIHIITPTYSRPVQKAELTRLANTFLHVANLHWILVEDSQRRTPLVTRMLRETGLNYTHLNVETPRNYKLRADTRDPRIPRGTMQRNLALRWLRETFNSNSSQAGIVYFADDDNTYSLELFEEMRSTRKVSVWPVAFVGGLRYESPKVNAAGKVYGWKTVFDPHRPFAIDMAGFAINLRLILFKPQAYFKLRGVKGGYQESSLLRELVTLNDLEPKASNCTKILVWHTRTEKPVLVNEGKKGFTDPNVEI